From the genome of Pseudomonadota bacterium:
TAATTGGTGTTCTGTCGCCCCTGAGCCATGATTACACGTGCTTTGATCCTGCCGTCATCGAGAGAAAGAGCTCTGCCCACCGCAAGGGGCCAATCTATTTCCTTGATCATGACCACATCCGGCCAGAAGGAAAAAATGGAGAGATCCTCGCCATGGTCTGCGCCATCCTTTCTTAAATGAAGGCTGGTCATCATCAATTCATGTTCGATAAGCTCCTTGCTGTAGGCATTCCAGTGCCTTGGTATCTGATAAACGCGGGTGAAATATTTATAGCGGTCTGTGGCCGCTATCTCTGAGAGATCAACTTGAAACTCGTGTTCATATTTTTTTGTAAAACCTTTTTTTTGCAGCATATACTGGTCGAGACGGTTCAATGCTTCTTCTGTATGCGCGACACCCGAAAGTATCGGGTCAGGACTTCGATAAGAAAAATCCTTGAATTCGACACCTCGAAGCAGCAGACCCAGTCCGCTGCCGTCATATCCTTCCTGCATGGTCTCCATTGCCTGCAGGACACAGTACGGGGAAAATGGGGTGGTTGCAGTTTTTAACGCTAATCGGCACATATTGGTCACTCCATGGATTGTAATCGTAAAGAAATATTACGATGGTAATTGGTACTACTCAGGTTTTTGAATGGTTTGTCTGGAAAACAATGCCCTCCTGGTTGACGGTATTTGCGTGGACAAATACCGTTGTTACGGCATCATCAATATCTACAACATGAATTGCCTCGGCAATACGGTCTGCTTTTTTATACACTTTTGACAGGAGATTAGATCCCTGCAGAAGCAGTTTTTCATTAAATGTGTATCTGTCATCATTCGGATAGATACCCATATAGACAATTCCCATTTCGACAATGTCATTAAAAAAATGGGTGCCGAGAGAAATGTCGGGAGTCAGGTTTTCATGCATGGTGACAAGTTCACAGAGAACCGAGGTGTTTCTGATGTCACTGAAGGAAACGGGAATACCCAGCTCCGGCATTTTGCTGCCCCAGCGTCCCGGTCCGACCATCATGGTGTTTTTGCCGCCAGGAAGTTCGTTGGTTAAATCACCGATCAGCCTGGCCACCGAAAAACGTTCTGAAGTCGTCAGTCTGCTGTATTTTGCCGGTATAATGTAGACGATTCGGTCAATTTTCCTGGCAACTGCCTGCCCTATGATTGGTCCCGAGCTCTTGAGAAAAGTATCTATTCCCTTAATGTTTTTAGGGAGTTTCGCAGCTCCTGTTTCTATCTTGACCTGAAATGGCCTGCACTGCAGAAGGTTGATCCGGTAGGAATTATCACTGGAGAAGTTTACGGCGAACTCTATATCAACCGGATATTCATAGGCCCTGGCAATAGTGCTGAGCATATCCCTCATGTCGTCAATCAAAGCTGTCTTGGTGAAGACATTTTTGAAGGTCAGCATCCAGGAAAACACGTTTTGAATATTGTATTTCCGGGCCCGATTTTCCATTTCGTTATCACGCACCGCAAAGAGTTCAAGGGGAAGTCCGGGGGTTGATTTGGCAACGGTTTCAAATCCTGTGCTCTCGATGGTGTTGTTTTTCAGGTTAAGAACATCAACAGTATGCTGGCTGTACCTGTGGACATCATCCTTGCTGACTTCCGGACGTTTCAGAGGGGCATTGAGCGCCACAATCCGGGTGTAATCGTCATCATGCCTGTCCACGGCACGGGTGCCCAGGCCAAAGACCAGTCGCAGAACCCCTTCTGATGGATCAATCTCCGGGTCCCAGACAAAGGGGTTGAATGAGTAACCTACTCCGGCGAGCTGCGGCAGGTAGAAGTTGCCATAGAAATCGCCGGACACTCTCTGCACCAGCAGGCCCATTTCCTCGTATCGGTTCCACAGTCCCCGGTGCGAGCGGTAGGTCAGGACATCACGGCTCATCGAACTTGCGTAGACCACGCGCACTGCATCCTTGAACTGTTCCAGTCGTTCACTAGGGGTTCCCTGGTTTACACAGAAAATGCTTTTGTATTTACCGGAAAACGCATTGCCATACGCATCTTCCAGTAGGCTGCTGGAACGCACAATTAATGGTGATTGGCCAAAATAGTTCAGTATTTCCTTGAACTGGGCGACTATATCCCTCGGGAATTTTCCGCGCAGGAGTTTCTCCCTGATTTTTTCAGCGTCAGCATAAGGGGCATCTGACATTTTCATCTGGTGTCGTTCCCACCAGCATTTGTTATTGATCACAAATGAATAGAAGACGTCGGAGCCGATAAAAAAAGAGTCGTGAACCTCCAGGCGTTCCTCCCATTTTGGGTCGTTTTTTTTCAGGATAGCCCGGGCCAGAAGCATTCCGGTCGATTTCCCACCAATGAAGCCGGTGCCGATCATGCGTTTGCCGATGGATACAAGATCGGAAAGTTCAAAATGATCCTCGCACAGTTGTGAGACTGTCTTGTCGCGAGTGATCATCATTTTTATCAGTTGTTTACGGATAGCCTTGTGTTTTGTAGAATTTCGTTTGTCATGCGTTGCGCACGCCGCCTGTGCCTCATTCAGAATCTCTGTCCAGGTGTCGTGATGAGCCAGGCTGCTGTCAATCCATGCTTGTGGTATATTGGCCAGTATTTCAGAAACTGTGGTACTACTGGTAACCGGGTTGAGATTGCCTCTCTCCAGGGCATGAAACATATACATGGTGGGTGTATGGCGCCCCTTTACTTTCAAGGGCAGGATGTAGTCTTTTTCTTTAATTCTGTACAAGTCGAGGACGATTTGGGCCGTTGAGTGGATAGCATTGATTGAGTGAGGCGTGTGTGAATTTCGCAACAATGCGAAGTATGCAACCGTTTGTGCCGAGTACAGATAGGGACAGGCCAGTTTGAAAAAATTACCAAGAACCCGGTCGCTGTACCAATCCACTGCCAGCGTAGACAGGCAGTCAAACACGTAGCAGGCGCCCTTGCCACTCTCGTTGATTACGTTCAGGATTTTAGTGATGAATTGTTCGAACCCGGCCTTGGGATTCAGGGTGTGCACTTCAGCTTTAAATTCCTCCGGCACGAGCGGACCATGGGATGCGAATCTGAAATACACCAGTTTTTTCCCGTCGAGATGGACGCATCTGCAGAACGAGTGTACGAATGGAAGCTGATCCTCGATGGCATCAACCTGCCAGACAACATTGTCACCAGGGAGTATCCCCTGCAGGATCTCGTCAAGAGCCTCGATTCCGGAACTGAAAAGCAGTTCTTTTGTAATTGTAACCATGGTTTTAAAAGGTTGTTAGCAATAGCGTTATTGTTAAGGAAGACATAAAACATCAAAAACAACCATCCTGCCACGCAAGTGGCAGGATGGTTGTTTCAATTGTTCAAGCCGGTTTCTGTAAGAAGTTTACACGACTCCCTGGTCAAGCATGGCATCCGCCACCTTCACAAAACCTGCGATATTGGCACCGTCTACATAATTGATATAGCCGTCTTTCTGTTTACCGTACTTTACGCAGCTCTCGTGAATATTTATCTTGATCTGGCGAAGTTTCTGGTCAACTTCTTCGCGGGTCCAGGCGCTTCTGATGCTGTTCTGGCTCATCTCGAGTCCGGATGTTGAAACACCGCCGGCATTGGCGGCCTTGCCGGGAGCATACAGGATTTTGGCTTTCTGGAATACTTTAACGCCATCCGGTACTGTCGGCATGTTTGCACCTTCGCCGATGGCTAAACAACCGTTCTTGACCAGAGTTTGTGCGTCTTTTTCGTCAATTTCATTCTGGGTGGCGCTGGGGAAGGCGATATCGCATGGAACACTCCACGGCCTTTTCCCTTCGATATATTTGCAGCCCTTGAGAGCCTTGGCACATTCACTGATCCGGCCGCGTTTAACATTTTTAAGTTCAATTACATACTGGAGGTCTTTTTCGGTCAGACCATCGGGTTTATGGATAAAACCGTTAGAGTCAGACAGCGTTACCACCTTGGCGCCAAGTTCGAGAAGTTTTTCAACGGTATACTGCGCCACATTACCGGAACCTGATACTGTGCATACTTTTCCGCCAAAATCTTGTCCCCTGGTTTTCAGCATTTCATGGACAAAATAAACGCAGCCGTAACCTGTGGCTTCGGGTCGGATCAGGCTGCCGCCCCAGTTAACACCCTTGCCGGTAAGTACGCCGGTAAACTCGTTTTTGAGTTTTTTGTACTGACCGAACATGTAGCCAATCTCGCGTGATCCAACGCCTATATCGCCGGCCGGGACATCCGTGTTTGCACCGATATGCCTGAAAAGTTCGGACATGAAACTCTGGCAGAATTTCATGACCTCCATGTCTGATTTCCCCTTAGGATCGAAATCAGAGCCGCCTTTGCCGCCGCCCATCGGTAACGTGGTCAGGCTGTTTTTGAATACCTGTTCAAATGCCAGAAATTTAAGGATGCCAAGGTTGACGCTGGGGTGGAACCGCAACCCACCTTTATAAGGACCGATAGCGCTGTTCATCTCAATTCGGTACCCGGTATTTACTTGAACCTCTTGTTTGTCATCAATCCAGGGTACCCTGAAAATAACAGTCCGTTCCGGGATAATCATTCTGTCTAAAACTTTAGCTTTCGCATATTGGGGGTTTTTTTTCAAATACGGGGTAACCGATTGAAGCACTTCTTCAACCGCCTGGTGAAATTCCAGTTCACCGGGGTTTTTACGAATAACTCCAGCCATAAATTCTTTTACGCTCTGCATGACTTTCTCCTTTCAAGGGTTGTAAATTTTTTATATTGGCTAATGCTTGTTTAGTAGATGTTCAGGTAGTTTTTGAGCTCCCAGTCGGTTACGGAAATCCGGAAAGAATCCCATTCTTTCTCTTTGCTGATCACATACTTCTCAAAAATATGATCTCCGAGGGTTGCCCTGGTGAGTTTGTTTTTCTTGAGTTCGTCCAAGGCTTCAAGCAGGGACGCCGGCAAGCTCTTGATGTTGGCGCGTCGCATCTGGTTGGTGGTCATGTGGTAAATATTGACATCAGTCGAGGGAGGCGGGGTCAGGTTGTTCTTGATCCCGTCGAGACCGGAGTTCAGCATCATGGCAAAAGCGAGGTAAGGGTTGCAGGCAGGATCCGGGCAGCGGAGTTCGAGTCTGGTTCCCATGCCGCGGGAGGCGGGGATCCTTATCAGGGAACTCCGGTTGGAGGCGGACCAGGCTATGTAAACCGGAGCTTCGTAGCCGGGAACCAGCCGCTTGTAGGAGTTGACCAGCGGGTTGGTAATCGCCGCAAAGCCACGAGCATGTTTGCTCAGGCCGGCGATGTACTGGTAGGCGGTTTTGCTGAGCTGAAGTTTGCCTTTGGGATCGAAGAAAGCGTTGTTGCCTTTGAGATCGAACAGGGACTGGTTGGTGTGCATGCCGGAACCATTGATACCGAAAACCGGTTTGGGCATGAAGGTCGCGTGCAGGTTGTATTTTCTGGCGATGGTTTTGACGACCCATTTAAAGGTAATGGTGTTGTCGGCGCAGGTCAGGGCATCGGCATACTTGAAGTTGACCTCGTGCTGGCCTTCAGCAACCTCGTGATGGGAGGCCTCAATCTCGAAGCCCATGATCTCCAGGGTCTCGATGATCTCGCGGCGGCAGTCGATGCCGGTGTCTTCCGGGTCGACACTGAAGTACCCGGCGACATCGTTAGTGACCGTGCTGGAGGTGCCGTCCGGATTGCGGTTGAAGAGAAAGAATTCGGCCTCGGTGCCGACATTCATGGTGTAACCCATTTTTTTGGCTTCGGCCAGGACCCTTTTCAGGTTCACCCTCGGACAGCCTTCAAAGGGGGTGCCATCGGTTTTGTGGATATCACAGATAATCCGGGCGGCGGCTTTGCCTTCTTTGTTCCTCCAAGGGAGTAATACAAAAGTGTCATAGTCGGGGGACAGGTACATATCGGATTCTTCGATTCTGGCGAAACCGTCGATGGACGAACCATCGAACATCATTTTGCCGTCCAGGGCTTTTTCTATCTGACTGATCGGGAGGGCGATGTTTTTCATGTGGCCCAGGACATCGACGAACTGCAGCCTGATAATCTTGACGTTCTGCTCTTTAACGATTTTAAGGATGTCGTTTTTGGTCATGTTTTATTCCTTGTTTTTTTGGTGAAAAGATAAATTATGTTCGAGGCAACCGGGTACGCAAGCGAAACGCAAAATGTGTCCCTGGTTTGGGTTCCGCCTAAAAAAATCGTTGCAGGCATGTTGCATAACCATAAATTTGGGGGTGTTGTTGTCATATTGCTATACATTTATCGAAAATGTAAATACTTTTATATGCACTAGTTGTTGTTGGCCAGTTTATTTTGTGTTATGGTGGCAACGACTTGCCAATATAGCAGGTCGATTTGGTTTTTCAATAACTATTTCCCCGTACTTTCAAAGGGTGTGGCGAGGTTGTTCTCGAGTTGTTGTTTGCGGAGCGGCAGTTTTGCCGGAAATTGTTGTCTGCTATGCGTCGATATTGGCTTTAGGTTTGGGCTTTCGGCAAAGTATTAAACGGTTGCCGGACATTTGTGCAGGCGTTACTCCTTGGCCGTTTTGATTTTACTGTGGTACTTTTTGTGGCAATATTGCCAGTAATCAAATCTCATTTTATGAACGAAAAAATTGAAAAGAAGGAACTGGCTATCTTGCGTCTGTTGGAAAAATCGGATTCTCCCTTGACCAGTTCAAGGTTGACGGAGAGCCTCAAGACCATGGGATTTGAAGTCAGCGAGAGGACGACCCGGCATTATTGCAAGGAACTGGACAGCAGGGGGCTTACAGAAAATTTAGGCAAACGGGGCAGGAAGATCACCGAATTCGGCCGGAATGAGCTGGGTTCCGCCAGGGTTTTTGACAAGGTAGGTTTTCTTTCGGGTCGGATAGACCAATTGACCTACAGAATGAGTTTTGATCTGGCCAGAAAGAGCGGGACGGTCATTGCTAATATCAGTATCGTTGATGCTGATCTGTTGCACAGGTTGGTCGGACAGATCCAGCGAGTGTATGCAAGCGGTTATGGATTGGGCAGGATGATGGCCCTGTTCGGGCCGGGGGAGCGACCGGGAGGGATTGAGGTTCCGCCGGGGATGATCGGGATGGCGACGGTCTGTTCCATTACTTTGAACGGGGTTTTGCTGGCGCAGGGCGTGCCGGCCCATTCGAAATTTGGCGGACTCCTTGAAATACGTGGCGGTAAGCCGGCAAGATTCGTGGAGATCATCAAATATGAAGGAACCAGTCTTGACCCCCTGGAGATTTTTATCAAGGGCGGGATGACCAATGTGCTGGGGGCGATCGAGAGCGGCAACGGCCGGATCGGCGTGGGTTTTCGTGAGCTTCCGGCCGACAGTCGCGCTCATGTGCTTAAGCTCAACGGCAAACTGGAAAAGGCTGGTCTTGGTGGTTTTATGCTGATCGGTTGGCCGGGGCAACCGTTGCTGGAGGTGCCGGTCAATGAAGGCCGGATCGGGGCGATCGTTATCGGTGGGCTTAATCCGGCCGCGACCTTGGAGGAGACCGGGGTAAAGGTCGGTTCCCGAGCCCTGGCCGGGATGATAGAGTATGAGAGGTTTTTCAATTTTACCGAAATGGACGACCGGATCAATAAATTGCGGGAGTCTGTAGGCAGGAGAGCGGAAGCCTGATTGGTGGATCACCGGCGGAACTTGAATTTTACCTAATGCTGAAAAAACCAGTTTGGTTTTTAGATATTTTATTGACCTACCATTATATGTTTAATAGTGTTATTTTGCCGGCTCAAGAATTGGTCTTGCCGGCCCGCCAGGATGGGGTTTTCTCCGGTATAAGGCGCGGGAAAAAAAATCTGACTAAACCTGTCCGCCGTCGTTATTATCGGCGGACCTCCTAAGTTGATCTATGGAATCTTTACTGACATTTCCCAAAGGCGGGGTGCATCCGCCGGAAGCAAAAGAACTGACTGCCGATCTCCCGGTTGAGGAGATGGTTGTTTCTGCTGAACTGGAGATCATCCTCGGTCAGCATATCGGTGCTCCCTGCACTCCGACTGTTCTGCTCAAGGATCACGTTGCAGAAGGCGCCATGATCGGTGAGGTGGTCAAGGGTCTTGGTGTCCCGCTGCATGCGCCGGCTGCCGGCACCATCAAGTCTTTTGGAATGTCCGCACATCCCATGCGGGTCAGCGCTCCATCCATTACCATTAAAACAGACCCGGATGCTTTTCCCCGCCAATACGAAAAAAGCGACTGGCAACCTTTAAGCGCTGAAGAGTTGCTCAAAAAAGTCCATGGTGCCGGCATCGTCGGGGTTGGTGGAGCCGGTTTTCCGACCCATGTCAAACTGAATCCTCCGCCGAATAATCCGGTTGATACCCTGATCTTAAACGGCGCTGAATGTGAGCCCTATATCACGGCCGATTACCGGCAGATGCTTGAAGCCGGGGCCGAGATCGTTGAGGGCGCCAAGATAATCCTGAAAATCCTTGGCATCAAAAAATGCCTGATCGGGATCGAGAACAACAAGCCGGAAGCGATCAAGAGAATGACTGCGGCGGCTGCGGCGGCTGCGACCACTGAATATCAGATATCTGTCCAGACCCTGCAGGTCAAGTATCCGCAAGGCTCCGAGAAACAGCTGATCCAGACCCTGACCGGCCGCAAGGTCCCGGCTTTCGCCCTGCCTTCGGCGGTCGGAGTGGTGGTCCACAACGTCAGCACCACCAAGGCCATCTATGACGCGATCGTACTCGGCAAACCCCTTTACGAAAAAATCGTCACCATCTCCGGCAAGGGCATCAAGCGGCCGGCCAATCTAAGGGTGAAGGTCGGGACCAGGATCAGCGATATCGTTGATTATCTCGGCGGAGTCACCCCTGAACTTTCCAAGATCATCATGGGCGGCCCGATGATGGGTTTCGCCGTATCGTCCCTTGATATTCCGGTTACCAAGACTACTTCATCAATCCTGTTCCTCAGCGAGGAAGAGATCGATACCAGTCCGCATTCCCAGTGCATTCGCTGCGGTTGGTGCCTGGAGGCTTGCCCGATGGGGCTTGAGCCCAAGGAAATAGCCATTCATGTCGAAGCCGGCAGGCCCGAGGGTACCGGCCAGTTCGGGGTTTTTGAGTGTTTCGAGTGTGGTTGCTGCGCCTATGTCTGCCCGGCCAAACGGCCGCTGGTGCAGTTTATCCGGCTGGCTAAAATGAAAGCGAAGCACTAAATATCATCTGTCTTTAAGGAGAAGAGTCATTAAACAGCAAGAATCGGATAATCAGCCCCAGACTTTGCTGAGGGGATTATGGAAGGTTTCCGTTTCCCCCCACGTTCGGAGCAACGAGTCGGTTGAGAAGATCATGTGGACCGTGGTGGCCTGCCTGGTACCGCCTCTAGTTCTGTCGGTGTTCATTTTCGGGATTCAGACCCTGATCATCACCGTGGTGAGCGTGATCAGCTGTGTGGCGGTTGAAGCTATCAGCCAGAAATGCCTTGGCCGCAAGATCACGGTCCGGGATGGCAGTGCGGTGATCACCGGCATGCTGATCGCTTTTGTGATCCCGCCCGGAGTTAACTATCTGCTGCCGGTACTGGGCGCCGTAATGGCGATCTACATCGGCAAACATCTGCTGGGCGGGATCGGCTACAATATCTTTAATCCGGCCTTGCTGGCCCGGGCTTTTATGGTTGCCACCTTCCCGGTCGCCATGACTTCGGCCTGGCTACCGCCGCTGCAGGATATGGCGATCTTTTCCTATCTTGGCACGCCGCTTGATGCTATCACAACTGCCACGCCACTGGCCCTTATCAAGGAACAGGGAATGGCCGCCTTCACCGCCCAGTATGGCGCGGCGCCCAATTTCTACACCGATTTTTTTCTGGGCTGGCGTCCCGGCTGTATCGGCGAGACTTCCGGTCTGCTGATCGTTCTTGGCGGCCTCTATCTGCTTTATCGTGGTTATATCACCTGGCATATTCCGGTTTCGGTTATCGGCAGTGTAGCCCTGCTGTCCTGGGCTTTCGGCGGCGAGACCCTGTTTAGTGGCGATCCGATCCTGGCCGTTCTTTCCGGTGGTATCCTGCTGGGTGCTTTTTTCATGGCCAATGATTATGTTACCTGTCCGACCAACAAGAAGGGTCAGCTGATTTATGGGATTGGTATCGGGGTTCTTACTGTGCTGATCCGTCTCAAGGGCGGCTATCCAGAGGGGATCTGTTATGCGATCCTTCTGATGAATCCGGTAAGTTCGGTTTTCGATAACTGGTTCAAACCCCAGCGTTTCGCGCCGCCGCTTCCCCTGCAGGGAGGTGAGAAATGAAAGATATTCTCACCATAGTTTTCCGGCTGACCGTCACCTGTCTGGTCGCCGGGGTGATCATGGGTGGCGGTTTTGTGCTGACCAATAAGGCCAAGCAGGATAACGAGCATAAAAATGAGCAGCGGGTGATGCTCAGCCTTCTTGGTTATTCAAAAAGCAATCCGGCCCCGCAGGCCATGGCGCTTCACGAGATCTATCGTTATGTGGTATCCGAAGGCGAGAATCTGTCGGTGGCATATCTGCTGCCGGCGAATAATGGTTTTACCTTTGTCAACATTGGTCTGGACGGTAGATTCCTGAGCCGGCATCCGGTGGCCATTTCCGAAGAGCAGGTGCTCAAGGGCGGTGACCGTGATACCGCTATTATAGCGGCGCTCGGCCCCGGCAAGTCGATCCGTTTTGCCGATCAGACTATTGTGGTGACCAACGGCGGCAAGCGGCAGGCCTACCTGCTGCCCGGTGAGTTTACCGGTTTCAAGACCTTCATCAAGGTGATTCTGGCCGTCGATCAGGATTTTGCCGTTATGGGTCTTGAGATCATGGAGCACGAAGAGGATCCCGGTCTTGGCGGCGAGATAGTCCAGGATTATTTCAAGGGCCAGTTCACCGGCAAAGACTTCGCGACCATCAAGAAGATCAAGGTGGCGAAGCTACCTCTACCGGATGAGTATCAGCAGGCTCTTGAGGCTGACAAGAACGGCTTAAACGAGGCAGAGGTCGCCAGGATCAGGGCCCTTTACAGTGACAAGGATATCTACGCCCTGACCGGCGCCACCATCTCCAGCCGGTCGGTGACCAACGGCGTCAAAGGCATCGTTAAAAAATTCGCTTACCGGATGTCGGTCCTTGACCGGGTTCTCGACAAACAGCAGATAGCGGTCCCCTTTTGAGGGGACGGTGATTTTCCCGGAGGAGTATTGTGGCTACTGACAAATCAAATTTCCAGCTGGTAATAAGCGGCATATTAAACGAGAACCCGATCTTTCGGCTGGTTCTCTCGATGTGCCCGGCGGTCGGGATCAGCACGACGGTGATGAACGGCTTTCTGCTCGGCATTGCCGTGCTCTTTGTTCAGGTCTTTTCCAGCGTCACCATTTCCCTGATCAAGGACCTGATTCATCCGCGCATCAGGATCCCCACCTATACCCTGACTATTGCCACCTGGGTGACGATCATCGACATGGTGCTGGCCGCCTACCTCCCTGAAGCGTACGCCAAGATGGGTATCTTCGTGAAGCTGATCGTCGCCTTCGCCATTATCACCATGCGGCTTGAGATGTTTGCCTGCAAGGAGAGTGTGACCGCTTCCTTCTGGGATGGTCTCGGCATGGGATTTGGCTTTCTGTTCGGAATGATGGCCCTCGGTTTTGTCCGGGAGCTGCTCGGTCTCGGTACTTTGCTGGGCTATGATGTCCTCGGTTTCAAACCTCTGTTGTTCTTTGTCCTGCCATTTGCCGGTTTTTTTGTTGTCGGTCTGATGATGGCATTTTTCAACTATATCGAGATCGTTTATAAACGAGCCAGAGAAAAAAGGGTTGAGATATGAAGACCATGACCATAATTAAAAGATCGCTGGCAGCTCTGCTGCTTTTGCTTGTCCTGCCGGCAATGGCTCAGGCGGAACTGATCAGCGGCAAGAGCTTCGGAGACGAGAACGAGATCATCGTCAGCTTCTCAGCTGCGGTAAATCCTGCTGCCGCTGCTGATCCGGCCAATTACATCGTTTACGAAGAGCCGGACCCGGATATTCGTCTTAACCTTGAGAAGGTATTGGTCAGTGAAGATGCCCGCTCGGCGACTCTGGTTTTTACCGAGCCGCTCAATACTACCCAGACCCATATTGTTTCGGTGCGTGATATTGGCCCGACCGTTGAATCGTTCAAGGTCAGCAAGTCCTATATCGGCTACCTGCTCTCCATTCTGATCGGGGCATTGCTGATCAACAACTTTGTTTTCACCAAATATCTCGGCCTCTGTGTATTTTTCGGGACCTCCAAACGTAAGGACACGGCCAAGGGCATGGGGCTTACCTTTACCTTCGTTATTGTGGTCAGCGCGATCATGAGCTGGTTCTTCTATCAGTTTGTCATGAAGCCGTTCCATCTTGATTTCCTGCAGATCGTCGTCTTCATCGGCCTGGTATCCCTTACCGTCCAGGCGGTCGATACCATTCTCCGCAAGGTCAACCCGATCCTCTTTAACGCCTTCGGGGTTTATCTGGTCCTGGTCATCGCCAACTGTATCATTATTGCAGTGCCGCTGATCCTGGCCGATTATGAATATAATTTCTTTGAGTCTTTGATGCTCTCTCTTGGGGCGGGCGGCGGTTTTCTGCTGGCCCTTTACCTGATGAGTTCGGTGCGCGAGCGGATGGAGTTCGCCAATATTCCCCCGACCTTCAAGGGCATCCCGATCGCCTTTGTCGTAGCCGGGCAGTTTGCCCTGGCTTTCCTCGGTTTTTCCGGGCTGTCACTTTTTTAGTAGGTTGCAAGCAGGTGAAATATGGATCCAGTATTAGTTAAAATAGCCCTGGGCGGTGTTGCGATGCTCGTTTGTATCGGGCTTTTCTTCGGCATCGGTCTGGCCATGGCGGCTCACAAATTTGCCGTGGAGGTCAATCCTCTGGTCGAAGAGGTGCTCGAGTCTCTGGCCGGGGCTCAGTGCGGCGGTTGTGGTTATGCCGGCTGCGAGGGCTATGCCCTTGCGGTGGTCAACGACCCGGAAGTGCCGCCCAATCTCTGCTTTCCCGGCAAGGAGAAGGTTGCCGCGCGGGTTGCCGATCTTACCGGCAAGAAGATGGCGGCAATGGAAGACATGATCGCCACGGTCCGCTGTTCACGGATCGAAGGGCGGGTCAGCCATAAGCATGAATATATCGGTTTTGCTTCATGTACGGCTGCCAATCTCGGTTTCGGTGGTCCGTCCGCCTGTAACTATTCATGCATCGGCCTTGGTGAGTGCGCCCAGGTCTGCCCCTTTGACGCCATCACCATGGTCGAGAGCTTTCCAGTGATCAATCCGGATAAATGCGTGAGTTGCGGGATCTG
Proteins encoded in this window:
- a CDS encoding PEP/pyruvate-binding domain-containing protein, yielding MVTITKELLFSSGIEALDEILQGILPGDNVVWQVDAIEDQLPFVHSFCRCVHLDGKKLVYFRFASHGPLVPEEFKAEVHTLNPKAGFEQFITKILNVINESGKGACYVFDCLSTLAVDWYSDRVLGNFFKLACPYLYSAQTVAYFALLRNSHTPHSINAIHSTAQIVLDLYRIKEKDYILPLKVKGRHTPTMYMFHALERGNLNPVTSSTTVSEILANIPQAWIDSSLAHHDTWTEILNEAQAACATHDKRNSTKHKAIRKQLIKMMITRDKTVSQLCEDHFELSDLVSIGKRMIGTGFIGGKSTGMLLARAILKKNDPKWEERLEVHDSFFIGSDVFYSFVINNKCWWERHQMKMSDAPYADAEKIREKLLRGKFPRDIVAQFKEILNYFGQSPLIVRSSSLLEDAYGNAFSGKYKSIFCVNQGTPSERLEQFKDAVRVVYASSMSRDVLTYRSHRGLWNRYEEMGLLVQRVSGDFYGNFYLPQLAGVGYSFNPFVWDPEIDPSEGVLRLVFGLGTRAVDRHDDDYTRIVALNAPLKRPEVSKDDVHRYSQHTVDVLNLKNNTIESTGFETVAKSTPGLPLELFAVRDNEMENRARKYNIQNVFSWMLTFKNVFTKTALIDDMRDMLSTIARAYEYPVDIEFAVNFSSDNSYRINLLQCRPFQVKIETGAAKLPKNIKGIDTFLKSSGPIIGQAVARKIDRIVYIIPAKYSRLTTSERFSVARLIGDLTNELPGGKNTMMVGPGRWGSKMPELGIPVSFSDIRNTSVLCELVTMHENLTPDISLGTHFFNDIVEMGIVYMGIYPNDDRYTFNEKLLLQGSNLLSKVYKKADRIAEAIHVVDIDDAVTTVFVHANTVNQEGIVFQTNHSKT
- the gdhA gene encoding NADP-specific glutamate dehydrogenase — encoded protein: MQSVKEFMAGVIRKNPGELEFHQAVEEVLQSVTPYLKKNPQYAKAKVLDRMIIPERTVIFRVPWIDDKQEVQVNTGYRIEMNSAIGPYKGGLRFHPSVNLGILKFLAFEQVFKNSLTTLPMGGGKGGSDFDPKGKSDMEVMKFCQSFMSELFRHIGANTDVPAGDIGVGSREIGYMFGQYKKLKNEFTGVLTGKGVNWGGSLIRPEATGYGCVYFVHEMLKTRGQDFGGKVCTVSGSGNVAQYTVEKLLELGAKVVTLSDSNGFIHKPDGLTEKDLQYVIELKNVKRGRISECAKALKGCKYIEGKRPWSVPCDIAFPSATQNEIDEKDAQTLVKNGCLAIGEGANMPTVPDGVKVFQKAKILYAPGKAANAGGVSTSGLEMSQNSIRSAWTREEVDQKLRQIKINIHESCVKYGKQKDGYINYVDGANIAGFVKVADAMLDQGVV
- the glnA gene encoding type I glutamate--ammonia ligase; the encoded protein is MTKNDILKIVKEQNVKIIRLQFVDVLGHMKNIALPISQIEKALDGKMMFDGSSIDGFARIEESDMYLSPDYDTFVLLPWRNKEGKAAARIICDIHKTDGTPFEGCPRVNLKRVLAEAKKMGYTMNVGTEAEFFLFNRNPDGTSSTVTNDVAGYFSVDPEDTGIDCRREIIETLEIMGFEIEASHHEVAEGQHEVNFKYADALTCADNTITFKWVVKTIARKYNLHATFMPKPVFGINGSGMHTNQSLFDLKGNNAFFDPKGKLQLSKTAYQYIAGLSKHARGFAAITNPLVNSYKRLVPGYEAPVYIAWSASNRSSLIRIPASRGMGTRLELRCPDPACNPYLAFAMMLNSGLDGIKNNLTPPPSTDVNIYHMTTNQMRRANIKSLPASLLEALDELKKNKLTRATLGDHIFEKYVISKEKEWDSFRISVTDWELKNYLNIY
- a CDS encoding DUF128 domain-containing protein; protein product: MNEKIEKKELAILRLLEKSDSPLTSSRLTESLKTMGFEVSERTTRHYCKELDSRGLTENLGKRGRKITEFGRNELGSARVFDKVGFLSGRIDQLTYRMSFDLARKSGTVIANISIVDADLLHRLVGQIQRVYASGYGLGRMMALFGPGERPGGIEVPPGMIGMATVCSITLNGVLLAQGVPAHSKFGGLLEIRGGKPARFVEIIKYEGTSLDPLEIFIKGGMTNVLGAIESGNGRIGVGFRELPADSRAHVLKLNGKLEKAGLGGFMLIGWPGQPLLEVPVNEGRIGAIVIGGLNPAATLEETGVKVGSRALAGMIEYERFFNFTEMDDRINKLRESVGRRAEA